In Raphanus sativus cultivar WK10039 chromosome 5, ASM80110v3, whole genome shotgun sequence, the following proteins share a genomic window:
- the LOC130495197 gene encoding pentatricopeptide repeat-containing protein At1g12300, mitochondrial-like translates to MLCRRLVLEPRITLSPGGTLATHLLSCFLPSCERAFSFGSDRNLSYRERLRSGIVGIKKDDAVAMFQSMIRSRPLPTVIDFNQLFTAVAKTKQYDLVLALSNEMEFQGIAHDLYTLSIVINCLCRRRRLGFAFSVMGKMLKLGYEPNTVTFSTLINGLCLEGRVSEAVELVDRMVEMKVIPDLIILNTLVNGLCLQSKVSEAMALIDRMMANGCQPNEVTYGPILNRMCKSGNTALAFDLFRKMEDRKIKLDAVIYNIIIDGLCKDGSLEDALNFFNEMETKGIKADVCTYNSLIGGFCSFGRWDDGAQLLKDMITREITPDVFTFNTLIDSFVKEGKLTEAKELYNEMITRGIDPTTITYNSLIYGLCMENNTLGEANQMLELMVTRGCDPDVVTFNTLINGYCKSKRVDDGMRLFRNMSLRGVIANTVTYSTLIQGFCQSGKLDVAKELFQEMVSQGAHPDIVTYKILLDGLCDNGELEEALGILDKMHKSKMELDIGMYNIIIHGMCNESKVDEAWELFCSLPSKGVKPDVKTYTTMIGGLCRKSSLSEADMLFTKMKEDGIAPNDCTYNTLIRAHLRGGDISNSVELIEEMKRCGFAAHASTMKMVMDMLVDGRLDRSFLDMLS, encoded by the coding sequence atgttgtgTCGGAGATTGGTGCTTGAGCCTCGTATCACCCTCAGTCCAGGAGGTACTCTTGCAACTCATTTGCTCTCTTGTTTCCTTCCCTCATGCGAACGAGCCTTTTCTTTTGGTAGCGATAGAAATCTCTCTTACAGAGAGAGACTGAGAAGTGGAATTGTTGGTATCAAGAAAGATGATGCTGTTGCTATGTTTCAGTCCATGATTCGGTCTCGTCCTCTTCCTACGGTCATAGACTTCAATCAGCTGTTTACTGCAGTTGCCAAAACAAAACAGTATGATCTCGTTTTAGCTCTCTCCAATGAAATGGAGTTTCAAGGGATTGCACATGACCTCTACACGCTGAGTATCGTCATCAATTGCTTATGCCGGCGTCGTCGACTCGGTTTTGCTTTTTCTGTGATGGGGAAGATGTTGAAACTTGGGTATGAGCCTAACACTGTCACATTCTCAACTTTGATCAACGGTTTATGTCTCGAGGGCCGAGTTTCCGAAGCTGTGGAGTTAGTTGATCGTATGGTAGAGATGAAGGTTATTCCAGATCTCATCATACTTAACACTCTTGTCAATGGACTTTGTCTTCAAAGTAAAGTGTCTGAAGCTATGGCTTTGATTGATCGAATGATGGCTAATGGATGCCAACCCAATGAAGTTACCTATGGTCCTATTTTAAACAGAATGTGCAAGTCAGGGAACACTGCCTTGGCTTTCGATCTGTTCAGAAAGATGGAAGATAGAAAGATCAAGCTTGATGCAGTCATATACAATATCATCATAGATGGTCTTTGCAAAGACGGAAGCCTTGAAGATGCCCTCAACTTTTTCAATGAAATGGAAACCAAAGGGATCAAAGCAGATGTCTGTACCTACAACTCTCTCATAGGAGGCTTCTGTAGTTTTGGTAGATGGGATGATGGTGCACAGCTGCTGAAGGATATGATCACTAGGGAAATCACCCCGGACGTCTTCACTTTCAATACTTTGATTGATAGTTTTGTGAAAGAAGGAAAGCTTACCGAGGCTAAAGAGCTGTACAATGAGATGATCACAAGAGGGATAGATCCTACTACCATTACGTATAATTCTTTAATATATGGGTTGTGCATGGAGAACAACACCCTAGGTGAAGCCAACCAGATGCTGGAACTGATGGTTACCAGGGGATGCGATCCTGATGTTGTGACGTTTAATACCCTTATAAACGGATACTGTAAGTCTAAACGAGTTGATGATGGTATGAGACTTTTCCGCAATATGTCTCTGAGAGGGGTGATTGCCAATACAGTCACTTATAGTACTCTCATCCAAGGCTTTTGTCAATCTGGAAAACTCGATGTTGCCAAAGAACTCTTCCAAGAGATGGTTTCTCAAGGTGCTCATCCTGATATTGTGACCTACAAAATTTTGCTGGATGGGTTGTGTGACAATGGAGAACTAGAAGAGGCATTGGGAATACTTGACAAAATGCACAAGAGTAAGATGGAACTTGATATTGGTATGTATAATATCATCATTCACGGTATGTGCAATGAAAGTAAGGTCGATGAAGCTTGGGAGTTATTCTGTAGCCTACCTTCGAAAGGAGTGAAGCCTGATGTGAAAACATATACTACAATGATAGGAGGACTATGTAGGAAAAGCTCGCTATCTGAAGCGGATATGTTGTTTACAAAGATGAAAGAGGATGGGATTGCGCCAAATGATTGTACGTACAACACACTAATCCGAGCTCATCTCCGAGGCGGTGACATAAGCAATTCAGTTGAACTCATCGAAGAAATGAAGAGGTGTGGCTTTGCTGCACATGCTTCCACCATGAAGATGGTTATGGATATGTTAGTGGATGGTAGATTGGACAGAAGCTTTCTAGACATGCTTTCTTAA
- the LOC108837259 gene encoding flavin-containing monooxygenase FMO GS-OX5, whose amino-acid sequence MAPSCSPVNSLHVAVIGAGAAGLVAARELRRESHSVVVFERNTEVGGLWVYTPQSEPDPLSLDPNRTVVHSSVYDSLRTNLPRECMGYSDFPFVPRPEHDESRDPRRYPNHREVLAYLKDFAREFELVEMVRFGTEVVLVEQDGRKWKIRSRNSDGVTRDEIFDSVVVCNGHYTEPRVAQVPGIDVWPGKQLHSHNYRVPDPFKDQVVVVIGNFASGSDISRDLTGVAKEVHIAARSKPSETYEKLPGANNLWLHPMIETARKDGSIVFKNGKVVQADTIVHCTGYIYHFPFLNTNGYITVEDNCVGPLYKHVFPPALAPGLSFVGLPWMTLLFTMFELQSKWVAAVLSGRVTLPSEEKMMEDTNALYAKRDANGFPKRYTHRLGVVAQVEYLKWIADQIGEPPVEQWRNQELEGGYVRLSTQSDSFRDKWDDDHLIVEAYEDFLRQKLISAIPSQILG is encoded by the exons ATGGCACCCTCTTGCAGCCCAGTCAATTCACTCCACGTGGCAGTGATCGGAGCAGGAGCCGCCGGACTCGTAGCTGCACGAGAGCTCCGCCGCGAATCACACTCCGTCGTCGTTTTCGAACGCAACACAGAAGTCGGAGGTCTCTGGGTGTACACGCCTCAAAGCGAACCGGACCCGCTAAGTCtcgatccaaaccgaaccgtAGTCCACTCTAGCGTCTACGACTCGCTACGGACCAATCTCCCGAGAGAGTGTATGGGTTACAGCGACTTCCCTTTCGTGCCACGACCCGAACACGACGAGTCTAGAGACCCGAGAAGGTATCCTAATCACAGGGAAGTCTTGGCTTACCTCAAAGACTTCGCGAGAGAGTTCGAACTCGTGGAGATGGTTCGGTTCGGGACAGAAGTGGTTCTTGTCGAGCAGGATGGTCGGAAGTGGAAGATCCGATCAAGAAACTCCGATGGGGTGACTAGAGACGAGATCTTTGACTCCGTTGTCGTGTGTAATGGACACTACACAGAGCCTCGTGTTGCTCAAGTTCCTG GTATAGATGTATGGCCAGGGAAGCAACTTCATAGTCACAACTACAGAGTCCCTGATCCATTCAAAGACCAG GTGGTGGTAGTGATAGGAAACTTTGCGAGTGGATCAGATATCAGCAGGGACTTAACAGGAGTGGCTAAAGAAGTCCATATCGCGGCTAGGTCGAAACCGTCTGAGACATATGAGAAGCTTCCAGGGGCCAACAATCTATGGCTTCACCCTATG ATAGAAACCGCACGTAAAGATGGTTCTATTGTTTTCAAGAATGGTAAGGTTGTACAGGCAGATACTATTGTGCACTGCACGGGTTACATatatcacttcccgtttcttaaTACCAATGGATATATTACCGTTGAGGATAACTGTGTTGGACCTCTTTACAAACATGTGTTTCCACCTGCACTTGCTCCGGGGCTTTCCTTCGTCGGTTTACCATGGATG ACATTGCTATTCACTATGTTTGAGCTTCAAAGCAAGTGGGTGGCTGCAGTTTTGTCCGGTCGTGTCACACTTCCTTCAGaagaaaaaatgatggaggacaCTAACGCCCTCTATGCAAAGCGTGATGCTAACGGGTTCCCCAAGAGATACACGCATCGTCTTGGTGTCGTCGCTCAGGTTGAGTACCTCAAATGGATAGCTGATCAGATTGGTGAACCACCTGTTGAACAGTGGAGAAACCAGGAGTTAGAAGGCGGCTATGTAAGACTTTCCACACAATCAGACTCTTTTCGTGATAAGTGGGACGATGATCATCTCATTGTTGAGGCTTATGAGGATTTCTTGAGACAGAAGTTGATCAGTGCTATTCCCTCTCAGATATTGGGGTGA
- the LOC130495198 gene encoding uncharacterized protein LOC130495198, producing MSRLHHSDYPALDLNGDNYLDWAMNTSADLKSKGLGKCIKYGNDTLAYERRRAVLIMKKHLVKDLYDECSYINDPYDLWSRLNTMFFEPLLDESMKEWKALRFQDYESVDDYHFDLMRITYSLKLCGVVITNYDLLSKTRDTIHSKEVLLSQKAKGFTTYYDLLSYLSDLEEKKQKRKVNLDKLDYVMEISAEYQCEMIYGDAEEAKKRKFGWTHIDDEIGLFIE from the coding sequence atgtcgagactccatcactcggattacccagcccttgatctcaatggagacaattaccttgattgggcgatgaacacttcagccgatttaaagtctaaaggacttgggaagtgtatcaaatacggcaatgatacccttgcatatgaaaggcgtagagctgttttgataatgaaaaagcatctcgtgaaggatctgtatgatgagtgcagttacatcaacgatccttacgatctctggtcgagattgaacaccatgttcttcgagccactactagatgagtccatgaaagaatggaaggctctgaggttccaggattatgaatccgtggatgactatcactttgatcttatgagaatcacctatagtcttaaactatgtggtgtagtgataacaaactatgacttgttaagcaagactcgtgacacgatccattcaaaggaagtgttgttatcacagaaggctaaaggtttcacaacctattacgaccttctctcatacctttcagatcttgaggaaaagaagcagaaaaggaaagtcaacctcgacaaactcgactatgttatggagataagtgccgagtatcaatgtgagatgatatacggtgatgctgaagaagctaagaaaagaaaattcgggtggactcatatagatgatgagattggtttattcattgaatag
- the LOC108835867 gene encoding uncharacterized protein LOC108835867 — MFGLSKEEVLSQKHVVPYKETFNQNPVTLFGKQVYPVNRESSKSVDGYMKMKDIDLRLPADHYAYLETRFHSAFEANKEKEALTTHWSGKRDPKIIIDLEELPITEDADSVSYVTVRIPETRPSFLADGISSNILKVVDQSLEEDGSDKTASMESGSLDLNTTPDDELVSEPHFCFLQDLNCPYIEETETSCEKSGVDDGPTSLSSPKCRNVHDKDGTESPASYTSCCTTENNLSRRGSLDPSCRTRLEFPLLPENERCNEEEEEFSEVMQMAAESLVHISAASYQNQDFQDNPEKGNVEPRCCSCDSYELHTLGISETNTEEEFCVSSMAMDKLNNIEREDKEFGLKLRRGRRMKNFQKEILPSLASLSRHEIREDINILEAVLRSREYKKMQGKTKDVSLGANTRNKRSVSQRYVGKRRRKHE, encoded by the exons ATGTTCGGTTTGTCCAAAGAAGAAGTGTTGTCACAGAAACATGTTGTACCATATAAAGAGACTTTTAACCAGAATCCAGTTACTCTGTTTGGGAAACAG GTGTATCCGGTGAATAGAGAGAGCTCCAAGTCTGTTGATGGGTATATGAAGATGAAAGATATCGATCTCCGTCTTCCTGCAGATCACTATGCTTATCTAGAGACTAGATTTCACTCAGCGTTTGAAGCTAATAAGGAGAAAGAAGCATTGACCACACACTGGAGTGGCAAGAGAGACccaaaaattattattgatCTTGAAGAACTTCCCATAACAGAGGATGCAGATTCAGTTAGCTATGTTACTGTGAGAATTCCGGAAACAAGACCTTCATTCTTAGCTGATGGGATCAGCTCAAACATTCTGAAGGTGGTGGATCAATCTCTTGAAGAGGATGGTAGTGATAAAACAGCTAGTATGGAGTCAGGTTCACTAGATCTTAATACAACTCCGGATGATGAGTTGGTGTCCGAGCCTCATTTCTGTTTCTTACAAGATCTCAACTGTCCTTACATCGAAGAGACTGAAACGAGCTGCGAGAAGAGTGGAGTAGATGATGGTCCTACGTCACTTAGCTCTCCTAAATGCCGAAATGTCCATGACAAAGACGGTACAGAGTCTCCAGCTTCGTATACTTCTTGCTGCACCACTGAAAACAACTTGTCAAGAAGAGGTTCACTGGATCCTTCTTGCCGTACCAGGCTTGAGTTTCCTCTCTTACCAGAGAACGAACGTTGTaatgaggaggaggaagagttCTCTGAAGTTATGCAAATGGCAGCTGAATCATTAGTCCACATATCAGCAGCTTCATATCAAAATCAAGATTTTCAAGATAATCCCGAGAAGGGTAACGTGGAACCGAGATGTTGCTCCTGCGATTCATATGAGCTACACACGTTAGGAATAAGCGAAACCAACACGGAAGAAGAGTTCTGTGTGTCATCAATGGCTATGGATAAGCTTAATAACATAGAAAGAGAGGACAAGGAGTTTGGACTCAAGCTGAGAAGAGGGAGGAGAATGAAGAACTTTCAAAAGGAGATACTCCCTAGCTTAGCGTCCCTCTCTAGGCACGAGATACGCGAAGACATAAACATCTTGGAAGCGGTCTTGAGATCAAGAGAGTACAAGAAGATGCAGGGGAAAACGAAAGATGTCAGTCTTGGAGCAAACACAAGAAACAAACGTTCGGTGTCGCAGAGGTATGTTGGTAAAAGAAGGCGAAAACATGAATGA
- the LOC108859259 gene encoding protein NRT1/ PTR FAMILY 6.3 yields MSLPETKSQTLLDAWDFQGRPAVRSKTGGWASAAMILCIEAVERLTTLGIGVNLVTYLTGTMHLGNAAAANTVTNFLGTSFMLCLLGGFIADTFLGRYLTIAIFAAIQATGVSILTLSTIIPGLRPPRCDPTTSSHCVQASGIQLTVLYLALYLTALGTGGVKASVSGFGSDQFDETEPKERSQMTYFFNRFFFCINVGSLLAVTVLVYIQDDVGRKWGYGICALAIVLALSIFLAGTNRYRFKKLIGSPMTQVATVLVAAWRNRRLELPSDPSFLYDLDDVIAAEGSMKSKQKLPHTNQFRSLDKAAIKDQEMAMNQNVYNKWTLSTLTDVEEVKQIVRMLPIWATCILFWTVHAQLTTLSVAQSETMDRHIGSFEIPPAAMAVFYIGGLLLTTAVYDRLAIPLCKKLLNYPHGLRPLQRIGLGLLLAAMGMAVAALVEIKRLRTAHGHGPTVKTLPLGFSLLIPQYLIVGIGEALIYTGQLDFFLRECPKGMKTMSTGLLLSTLALGFFFSSVLVTIVEKVTDKAHPWIADDLNKGRLYNFYWLVAVIVALNFLVFLVFSKWYVYKEKRLADLGIELEDEPDIPMGH; encoded by the exons ATGTCTCTACCTGAAACTAAATCTCAAACTCTTCTGGATGCTTGGGATTTCCAAGGCCGCCCCGCCGTTCGCTCTAAGACCGGTGGATGGGCCAGCGCCGCCATGATTCTCT GTATTGAGGCGGTGGAGAGGCTGACAACGTTAGGTATCGGCGTTAATCTGGTGACGTATTTGACGGGAACTATGCATTTAGGCAATGCAGCGGCCGCTAACACCGTCACCAACTTCCTCGGAACTTCGTTCATGCTCTGTCTCCTCGGTGGCTTCATAGCGGACACCTTTCTCGGAAG GTACCTAACGATTGCTATATTCGCCGCAATCCAAGCCACG GGTGTTTCGATCTTAACCCTCTCAACTATCATACCGGGACTGAGACCACCAAGATGCGATCCAACAACATCATCTCATTGTGTACAAGCGAGTGGAATACAACTGACAGTCCTATACTTAGCCTTATACCTTACGGCCTTAGGAACCGGAGGAGTGAAAGCAAGCGTCTCCGGTTTTGGTTCAGACCAATTCGATGAGACCGAGCCGAAAGAACGGTCACAAATGACATATTTCTTCAACCGCTTCTTTTTTTGTATCAACGTTGGCTCTCTTTTGGCCGTAACGGTCCTTGTCTACATACAAGATGATGTTGGACGTAAATGGGGCTATGGAATTTGCGCGTTGGCAATCGTGCTTGCACTAAGCATTTTCTTGGCTGGCACTAATCGCTACCGTTTCAAGAAGTTGATCGGTAGCCCAATGACGCAAGTTGCGACGGTTCTTGTGGCGGCGTGGAGGAATAGGCGGCTTGAGTTGCCATCGGACCCGTCGTTTCTATATGACTTGGACGATGTTATCGCGGCTGAAGGTTCGATGAAGAGTAAACAAAAGTTGCCGCATACCAATCAATTCCG TTCTTTAGACAAGGCAGCAATAAAGGACCAGGAAATGGCAATGAACCAAAACGTATACAACAAATGGACTCTTTCAACACTAACCGATGTCGAGGAAGTGAAACAAATTGTACGGATGTTACCAATTTGGGCAACATGCATCCTCTTTTGGACCGTCCATGCTCAATTAACGACACTATCGGTCGCACAATCCGAAACGATGGACCGGCACATTGGGAGCTTTGAGATCCCTCCAGCTGCAATGGCCGTATTCTATATTGGTGGCCTCCTCCTAACCACCGCAGTCTACGATCGTCTCGCGATTCCCCTATGCAAAAAGCTACTCAACTACCCCCACGGTCTGAGACCGCTTCAACGCATTGGTTTGGGTCTCTTACTCGCAGCTATGGGTATGGCCGTAGCTGCTCTGGTAGAGATCAAACGTCTTAGAACGGCACATGGCCACGGTCCAACAGTCAAAACGCTTCCTCTAGGATTTTCTCTACTCATCCCACAGTACCTTATTGTCGGTATCGGTGAGGCGTTGATCTACACAGGACAGCTAGattttttcttgagagagtgTCCTAAAGGTATGAAAACAATGAGTACGGGTTTATTATTGAGCACACTGGCTTTAGGGTTTTTCTTCAGCTCGGTTCTTGTAACCATCGTTGAGAAAGTCACCGATAAAGCTCATCCGTGGATCGCTGATGATCTCAACAAAGGCCGTCTATACAATTTCTATTGGCTTGTGGCCGTAATTGTTGCCTTGAACTTCCTTGTTTTCCTCGTTTTCTCCAAGTGGTACGTCTACAAGGAGAAGCGACTTGCTGACCTTGGGATTGAGTTGGAAGATGAGCCAGACATTCCAATGGGTCATTGA